A window of Primulina huaijiensis isolate GDHJ02 chromosome 9, ASM1229523v2, whole genome shotgun sequence contains these coding sequences:
- the LOC140984741 gene encoding auxin response factor 9-like isoform X2 yields MENRGSFSQQQSSFLAEGGGSNDASLYRELWKACAGPLVYVPKDGERVYYFPQGHMEQLEASTNRELNERIPMFNLPSKILCRIFNIHLMAEQDTDEVYAQITLMPEPDQTEPRSPDICPDEPCRPAVHSFCKVLTASDTSTHGGFSVLRKHANECLPPLDMTLQTPTQELVAKDLHGIEWHFKHIFRGQPRRHLLTTGWSTFVTSKRLVAGDSFVFLRGENGELCVGVRRHARQLSSMPSSVISSQSMHLGVLATASHAMVTQTRFVVYYKPRTSQFIICLSKYLEAVNHDYGIGMRFKMRFEGEDSPERRFAGTIVGVEDFSSHWEDSRWRSLKVQWDEPASLPRPERVSPWEIEPFVTTAPTTLVHPLTTKHKRLRPHSESIVPEVCWQSTQFVNAPTMNPEETEESKSASAWSVISNHTAPISGKISINPITSCRNEERKPDTGATCRLFGIDLNCPSVVALCDYSPVKSFIPTDTDEVYIPSVLSSGNSEQKSVLSRDSRDMRKEKLQNPSKEVQSRLSQSSRSRTKVHMQGVAVGRAVDLTSLNGYNELITELEMVFSIRGELRSREKWEIVFGDDEGDIMLLGDYPWPEFCNMVRRIFIWSSQDVKKMKGNKLPFFSSEYEGTGFNLVSVVDQN; encoded by the exons ATGGAGAATAGAGGGTCATTTTCCCAGCAGCAAAGCAGTTTCTTGGCTGaag GAGGTGGAAGCAATGATGCATCATTGTACAGAGAGCTATGGAAGGCTTGTGCAGGTCCTTTGGTGTATGTTCCAAAGGATGGAGAACGGGTTTATTATTTCCCCCAAGGCCACATGGAGCAA TTGGAGGCTTCAACAAATCGAGAATTGAATGAAAGGATACCAATGTTCAATCTTCCTTCAAAGATCCTTTGTCGTATTTTTAATATTCATCTTATG GCTGAACAAGACACTGATGAAGTTTATGCACAAATTACTTTGATGCCAGAACCTGAT CAAACCGAGCCGAGAAGTCCCGATATTTGTCCCGATGAGCCTTGTCGACCCGCGGTTCACTCATTTTGCAAAGTTTTGACGGCCTCAGATACGAGTACCCATGGCGGATTCTCTGTCCTTCGCAAACATGCTAACGAATGCCTTCCTCCTTTG GACATGACCCTGCAGACGCCAACACAAGAATTGGTAGCCAAAGACCTTCATGGAATTGAATGGCATTTTAAGCATATATTTAGAG GTCAACCTCGAAGGCATTTGCTGACAACAGGATGGAGTACATTTGTGACCTCGAAGAGATTAGTTGCCGGGGATTCTTTTGTGTTTCTGAG GGGAGAAAATGGGGAGTTGTGTGTTGGAGTCCGACGCCATGCTCGTCAGCTGAGCTCCATGCCATCGTCGGTGATCTCGAGTCAGAGCATGCATCTGGGAGTGCTTGCAACTGCATCTCATGCCATGGTGACTCAGACCCGATTTGTTGTTTATTACAAGCCAAG AACAAGTCAGTTCATCATATGCCTTAGCAAATATCTAGAAGCTGTCAACCATGACTATGGAATCGGCATGCGATTCAAGATGCGATTTGAGGGGGAGGATTCTCCTGAGAGAAG ATTTGCAGGTACGATAGTTGGAGTTGAGGATTTTTCATCTCATTGGGAAGATTCAAGATGGCGTTCTTTGAAG GTTCAATGGGACGAACCAGCTTCTCTACCGAGACCTGAAAGAGTTTCGCCATGGGAGATCGAACCGTTTGTCACGACAGCCCCCACAACCCTTGTTCATCCATTAACAACAAAGCACAAAAGGCTTCGACCACACTCTGAAAGCATTGTTCCTG AGGTATGCTGGCAATCGACGCAATTTGTCAATGCTCCAACTATGAATCCTGAAGAAACAGAAGAGAGTAAAAGTGCATCGGCTTGGTCTGTTATTTCGAACCACACGGCTCCAATCTCAGGGAAAATAAGTATTAACCCCATCACGTCTTGCCGAAACGAGGAAAGGAAACCTGATACTGGTGCAACATGCCGATTGTTCGGAATCGATTTGAATTGTCCCTCAGTAGTTGCTCTTTGTGACTATTCTCCTGTAAAATCATTTATACCAACTGATACCGATGAAGTGTACATTCCGAGTGTCCTATCCTCTGGcaattcagaacagaaatcgGTGCTTTCAAGGGATTCAAGAGATATGAGAAAAGAAAAATTGCAAAACCCATCAAAGGAGGTTCAAAGCAGACTTAGCCAATCCTCTAGAAGCCGCACTAAG GTACACATGCAAGGTGTAGCAGTTGGTCGTGCCGTGGACTTGACCTCGTTAAACGGATACAATGAGCTTATAACCGAACTTGAAATGGTGTTTTCCATCAGAGGAGAACTTCGGTCCCGAGAAAAATGGGAAATTGTGTTTGGAGATGACGAAGGGGACATCATGCTCTTGGGCGACTATCCGTGGCC AGAATTTTGCAACATGGTCCGGAGGATTTTCATCTGGTCTAGCCAAGATGTGAA GAAAATGAAAGGAAACAAGCTTCCATTCTTTTCTTCAGAATATGAAGGAACCGGCTTTAATTTGGTAAGTGTTGTAGATCAGAATTAA
- the LOC140984741 gene encoding auxin response factor 9-like isoform X1, whose protein sequence is MENRGSFSQQQSSFLAEGGGSNDASLYRELWKACAGPLVYVPKDGERVYYFPQGHMEQLEASTNRELNERIPMFNLPSKILCRIFNIHLMAEQDTDEVYAQITLMPEPDQTEPRSPDICPDEPCRPAVHSFCKVLTASDTSTHGGFSVLRKHANECLPPLDMTLQTPTQELVAKDLHGIEWHFKHIFRGQPRRHLLTTGWSTFVTSKRLVAGDSFVFLRGENGELCVGVRRHARQLSSMPSSVISSQSMHLGVLATASHAMVTQTRFVVYYKPRTSQFIICLSKYLEAVNHDYGIGMRFKMRFEGEDSPERRFAGTIVGVEDFSSHWEDSRWRSLKVQWDEPASLPRPERVSPWEIEPFVTTAPTTLVHPLTTKHKRLRPHSESIVPGWIILQISLLILFLVFLMRFVHHNLVTSFIEVCWQSTQFVNAPTMNPEETEESKSASAWSVISNHTAPISGKISINPITSCRNEERKPDTGATCRLFGIDLNCPSVVALCDYSPVKSFIPTDTDEVYIPSVLSSGNSEQKSVLSRDSRDMRKEKLQNPSKEVQSRLSQSSRSRTKVHMQGVAVGRAVDLTSLNGYNELITELEMVFSIRGELRSREKWEIVFGDDEGDIMLLGDYPWPEFCNMVRRIFIWSSQDVKKMKGNKLPFFSSEYEGTGFNLVSVVDQN, encoded by the exons ATGGAGAATAGAGGGTCATTTTCCCAGCAGCAAAGCAGTTTCTTGGCTGaag GAGGTGGAAGCAATGATGCATCATTGTACAGAGAGCTATGGAAGGCTTGTGCAGGTCCTTTGGTGTATGTTCCAAAGGATGGAGAACGGGTTTATTATTTCCCCCAAGGCCACATGGAGCAA TTGGAGGCTTCAACAAATCGAGAATTGAATGAAAGGATACCAATGTTCAATCTTCCTTCAAAGATCCTTTGTCGTATTTTTAATATTCATCTTATG GCTGAACAAGACACTGATGAAGTTTATGCACAAATTACTTTGATGCCAGAACCTGAT CAAACCGAGCCGAGAAGTCCCGATATTTGTCCCGATGAGCCTTGTCGACCCGCGGTTCACTCATTTTGCAAAGTTTTGACGGCCTCAGATACGAGTACCCATGGCGGATTCTCTGTCCTTCGCAAACATGCTAACGAATGCCTTCCTCCTTTG GACATGACCCTGCAGACGCCAACACAAGAATTGGTAGCCAAAGACCTTCATGGAATTGAATGGCATTTTAAGCATATATTTAGAG GTCAACCTCGAAGGCATTTGCTGACAACAGGATGGAGTACATTTGTGACCTCGAAGAGATTAGTTGCCGGGGATTCTTTTGTGTTTCTGAG GGGAGAAAATGGGGAGTTGTGTGTTGGAGTCCGACGCCATGCTCGTCAGCTGAGCTCCATGCCATCGTCGGTGATCTCGAGTCAGAGCATGCATCTGGGAGTGCTTGCAACTGCATCTCATGCCATGGTGACTCAGACCCGATTTGTTGTTTATTACAAGCCAAG AACAAGTCAGTTCATCATATGCCTTAGCAAATATCTAGAAGCTGTCAACCATGACTATGGAATCGGCATGCGATTCAAGATGCGATTTGAGGGGGAGGATTCTCCTGAGAGAAG ATTTGCAGGTACGATAGTTGGAGTTGAGGATTTTTCATCTCATTGGGAAGATTCAAGATGGCGTTCTTTGAAG GTTCAATGGGACGAACCAGCTTCTCTACCGAGACCTGAAAGAGTTTCGCCATGGGAGATCGAACCGTTTGTCACGACAGCCCCCACAACCCTTGTTCATCCATTAACAACAAAGCACAAAAGGCTTCGACCACACTCTGAAAGCATTGTTCCTGGTTGGATAATCCTTCAGATATCCTTGCTTatcttatttttagtttttcttATGCGTTTTGTGCATCATAATTTAGTTACTTCATTTATAGAGGTATGCTGGCAATCGACGCAATTTGTCAATGCTCCAACTATGAATCCTGAAGAAACAGAAGAGAGTAAAAGTGCATCGGCTTGGTCTGTTATTTCGAACCACACGGCTCCAATCTCAGGGAAAATAAGTATTAACCCCATCACGTCTTGCCGAAACGAGGAAAGGAAACCTGATACTGGTGCAACATGCCGATTGTTCGGAATCGATTTGAATTGTCCCTCAGTAGTTGCTCTTTGTGACTATTCTCCTGTAAAATCATTTATACCAACTGATACCGATGAAGTGTACATTCCGAGTGTCCTATCCTCTGGcaattcagaacagaaatcgGTGCTTTCAAGGGATTCAAGAGATATGAGAAAAGAAAAATTGCAAAACCCATCAAAGGAGGTTCAAAGCAGACTTAGCCAATCCTCTAGAAGCCGCACTAAG GTACACATGCAAGGTGTAGCAGTTGGTCGTGCCGTGGACTTGACCTCGTTAAACGGATACAATGAGCTTATAACCGAACTTGAAATGGTGTTTTCCATCAGAGGAGAACTTCGGTCCCGAGAAAAATGGGAAATTGTGTTTGGAGATGACGAAGGGGACATCATGCTCTTGGGCGACTATCCGTGGCC AGAATTTTGCAACATGGTCCGGAGGATTTTCATCTGGTCTAGCCAAGATGTGAA GAAAATGAAAGGAAACAAGCTTCCATTCTTTTCTTCAGAATATGAAGGAACCGGCTTTAATTTGGTAAGTGTTGTAGATCAGAATTAA